In Perca fluviatilis chromosome 14, GENO_Pfluv_1.0, whole genome shotgun sequence, a genomic segment contains:
- the men1 gene encoding menin → MGLHSAQKKHFPLRGIDGVVQLFDAELRKSEPDLALLSLVLGFVEHFLAVNRVVPINVPGVRFEPLEPDCPTSCFPTVELGMISALYERFTAQIRGAVDLSQYRRTAAGSSRELVKKVSDVIWNSLSRSYFKDRAHIQSLFSLITGTKLDSSGVAFAVVAACQVLGLKDVHLALSEDHAWVIFSKNGEETAEVTWHGKGNEDRRGQTVAAGVSEKSWLYLKGSYMKCDRNMEVAFMVCAINPSLDLHTDSSELLQLQQKLLWLLYDRGDLDRYPMAMGTLADLEDQDPIPGKESPLKIHLKAVSSAQQYYNNEHIYPYMYLGGFHYRHRDVREALKSWAEAAQVMQDYNYFREDEEIYKEFFDIANDVIPNLLKEAAAAAESPGEGGEGGEGADKEHPKQAAALSALQDPECFAHLLCFYDGICKWEEGSPTPVLHVGWATYLVQSLSRFDAQVRQKVSIITKEPEAQDDDDLSSDDPREGRRRGPRRESKPDEQSSPPPAAPTSPSNQPAAAAAAAAAQPKKVGEGGGRRRSSQGLRGENADGKPNSPSPDSSPSSQQQVSPSPAGPVVAFQSEKMKGMKGLLCAAKVNSSAIKLQLTAQSQVQMKRQKSTPAGDYSMSFMKRQRKSL, encoded by the exons ATGGGTTTGCACTCAGCCCAGAAGAAACACTTTCCCCTGCGGGGGATCGACGGTGTGGTTCAGCTGTTTGATGCTGAGCTCCGCAAGTCTGAGCCAGACCTAGCCCTTCTCTCCCTGGTCCTGGGTTTTGTCGAGCATTTCCTAGCTGTGAACCGGGTCGTCCCCATAAACGTCCCAGGGGTCCGGTTTGAACCGCTGGAGCCGGACTGCCCCACCTCCTGCTTCCCCACAGTGGAGCTGGGCATGATTTCTGCACTGTACGAGCGCTTCACGGCCCAGATCCGCGGCGCTGTGGACCTGTCCCAGTACCGGAGGACTGCTGCAGGGTCCAGCAGGGAGCTGGTGAAGAAAGTGTCAGATGTGATCTGGAACAGTCTAAGCCGCTCTTACTTCAAGGACCGGGCCCACATCCAGTCCCTCTTCAGTCTCATCACTG GTACCAAACTGGACAGCTCCGGTGTGGCATTCGCAGTCGTGGCAGCCTGCCAGGTTCTGGGTCTGAAGGACGTCCACCTGGCACTGTCTGAGGACCACGCCTGGGTGATTTTCAGCAAAAACGGCGAAGAAACGGCTGAGGTCACCTGGCACGGGAAGGGTAACGAGGACCGACGAGGACAAACCGTCGCAGCGGGAGTCAGCGAGAAG AGTTGGCTGTATCTGAAGGGCTCCTACATGAAATGTGACAGAAACATGGAGGTGGCCTTCATGGTTTGTGCCATCAACCCCTCACTGGACCTGCATACTGACAGCTCTGAGCTCCTGCAGCTACAACAG AAACTCCTGTGGTTGCTGTATGATCGAGGCGACCTGGACAG GTATCCTATGGCCATGGGCACTCTGGCAGACCTCGAAGATCAGGATCCGATCCCAGGCAAGGAGAGCCCCCTGAAAATCCACCTCAAG gctgTCAGTTCTGCTCAGCAGTACTATAACAACGAGCACATCTACCCCTACATGTACCTGGGTGGTTTCCATTACAGACACAGGGATGTGCGGGAGGCTCTCAAGTCCTGGGCTGAGGCCGCTCAGGTCATGCAGGA CTATAACTATTTCCGTGAGGACGAGGAGATCTACAAGGAGTTCTTTGACATTGCAAACGACGTTATCCCCAATCTGCTGAAGgaggcggctgctgctgcagagagtcctggggagggaggggagggaggagaaggagctGACAAG GAGCACCCCAAGCAGGCAGCCGCCCTCTCCGCACTCCAGGACCCAGAATGCTTTGCCCACCTGCTGTGTTTCTATGATGGCATCTGCAAATGGGAGGAGGGCAGTCCCACGCCGGTCCTTCATGTGGGCTGGGCCACCTACCTGGTCCAGTCTCTGAGCCGCTTTGATGCTCAG GTGCGTCAGAAGGTGTCGATCATCACCAAAGAGCCAGAGGCCCAGGATGACGATGACCTGTCCAGCGACGACCCCCGGGAGGGCCGCAGACGCGGCCCCAGGAGAGAGTCCAAGCCGGATGAGCAgagctctcctcctcctgctgctcccacCTCCCCATCCAaccagcctgcagcagcagcagccgctgcaGCAGCCCAGCCCAAGAAagtgggagagggagggggccGCCGCCGCTCCTCGCAGGGCCTGCGAGGGGAAAACGCTGACGGAAAACCCAACTCCCCCAGCCCGGACTCTTCCCCCTCGTCCCAGCAACAGGTGTCCCCCTCCCCCGCCGGTCCTGTGGTCGCCTTTCAGAGTGAGAAGATGAAGGGGATGAAGGGGCTGCTGTGTGCGGCCAAGGTGAACTCCAGCGCCATCAAGCTGCAGCTCACCGCCCAGTCACAGGTCCAGATGAAGAGGCAGAAGAGCACGCCGGCCGGGGATTACTCCATGTCCTTCATGAAGCGGCAGCGCAAGTCACTCTAG